Below is a genomic region from Candidatus Margulisiibacteriota bacterium.
TTTGCTCAATCTCCTGCTCAACGCGATCGAGGCCATGCCGCCGGAGCGCAAAGGGAAGATCGAAATTTCAGCCCGGCTTGCTGAGGATAGAGCCGCGGCGGTCATCACTATCCGCGACAATGGCTGCGGCGTCAGCAAAAACAATCTAAAAAAAATATTTACGCGACGTTTCACGACTAAAGCCAAAGGCAATGGCCTGGGGCTGGCTGATGTGCATCGTATTATTGAGGAACACAAAGGCAGTATCACCGTGCAGTCGAAATTAAACAAAGGCACAGTATTCACGATAGAGATGCCGTCCGCCGCGGAAAAAATTTAGCCGATCTGGCTGACGCGCCGCGCATGCCGTCCGCCCTCGAATGGCGTGTCTAGCCAGACCTTTACGATCTTTTTGGCTAATTCCGGCTCGACGCTGCGGCCGCCCAGCGCGAGGATATTGGCGTCGTTGTGCCGGCGGGACATTTCCGCCAGATACTCGCTAGCGCAGTTGGCGGCGCGGATGCCTTTGACCTTATTGGCCGCGATGGATATGCCGATGCCCGTCCCGCAAAAAATTATTCCGCGCTCGGCCTGTCCGGAGGCGACAGCTTCCGCGGCTTTCCTGCCGTATTCAGGATAATCCACGGACTCCGCGGAGTGTGTGCCCAGATCGCTGACCGCATAGCCGCCGAGTTCCGCGAGAAATTTTTTGATAATTTCTTTTAATTCAAATCCGCCGTGGTCGC
It encodes:
- the rpiB gene encoding ribose 5-phosphate isomerase B, which encodes MPKLVLASDHGGFELKEIIKKFLAELGGYAVSDLGTHSAESVDYPEYGRKAAEAVASGQAERGIIFCGTGIGISIAANKVKGIRAANCASEYLAEMSRRHNDANILALGGRSVEPELAKKIVKVWLDTPFEGGRHARRVSQIG